A genome region from Etheostoma cragini isolate CJK2018 chromosome 4, CSU_Ecrag_1.0, whole genome shotgun sequence includes the following:
- the LOC117943535 gene encoding monoacylglycerol lipase abhd6-B-like has translation MELIMLSGGVLALPVLAFITSFLFWPGVLLKAYNWYWRRRLGLVVHYSHTASYRFCYSSRGTPGGATPSVLLLHGFSATKDMWLPVVKHLPRDQHVVCVDMPGHEGTSRTGADDYNIQGQVRRIHQFVQSIGLDKRPFHLVGTSMGGNVAGVYAATYPAYLSSVTLVCPAGLVYPTESEFITRLRKMENSEQEVSIPLIPSTIQELEDMLKLCCHTPPNLPRQALKGLLANRTPNNGFYKEVFMEIIGEKSRHSLQDNLHLITSPVQVIWGTEDQVVDVSGAAVLQAALPNCQVELLDNCGHSVALERPRKAAKLIVDFLSAQEVSDKSTKKLS, from the exons ATGGAGCTGATAATGCTGTCAGGAGGTGTTCTGGCTCTCCCTGTCCTCGCTTTCATCACCTCCTTCCTGTTCTGGCCTGGAGTCCTCCTCAAGGCCTACaactg GTACTGGCGCCGCAGGCTGGGGCTGGTGGTCCACTACTCCCACACTGCAAGCTACCGCTTCTGTTACAGCAGCCGCGGGACGCCAGGGGGCGCCACGCCatcagtgctgctgctgcatggCTTCTCCGCCACCAAGGACATGTGGCTACCAGTTGtcaag CACCTCCCCAGAGACCAGCATGTAGTGTGTGTGGACATGCCAGGACACGAGGGGACAAGTCGCACTGGCGCAGACGACTACAACATTCAGGGCCAGGTCCGCCGAATCCACCAg TTTGTGCAGAGTATCGGTCTGGACAAAAGACCCTTTCACCTGGTCGGGACATCGATGGGGGGGAACGTGGCCGGAGTGTACGCTGCCACTTACCCTGCTTACCTGTCCAGTGTCACCTTGGTGTGTCCGGCAG gTCTGGTTTATCCCACAGAATCCGAGTTCATCACTCGTCTGAGGAAGATGGAGAACTCTGAGCAGGAGGTGTCGATCCCTCTGATCCCATCCACTATTCAGGAGCTGGAGGACATGTTAAAACTCTGTTGCCACACCCCCCCCAACCTCCCCCGACAG gCCCTGAAGGGTCTCCTTGCCAACCGGACCCCCAACAATGGTTTCTACAAAGAAG tgttcATGGAGATTATCGGGGAGAAGTCTCGTCACTCACTGCAGGACAACTTGCATCTGATCACATCACCAGTGCAGGTCATCTGGGGGACGGAGGACCAG GTGGTGGACGTGTCGGGGGCGGCGGTGCTGCAGGCAGCGCTGCCAAACTGCCAGGTGGAGCTGTTGGACAACTGTGGTCACTCGGTGGCTTTGGAGAGGCCCAGGAAAGCCGCCAAGCTCAttgttgacttcctgtctgcACAGGAAGTCAGTGACAAGAGCACTAAGAAACTCTCCTGA
- the rpp14 gene encoding ribonuclease P protein subunit p14 isoform X2, which translates to MIRAEQKDEPAVYQRVVLKNASPYHYLKVCLVLEDESTRLSAVELKQFIITGLNSLYGEVGAALTFDLLKYDEDTLTALLRVYSRGLVKLWSSLTLLGSYQNQACAFRVLQVSPFLLALTGNSRELRLD; encoded by the exons ATGATCCGCGCCGAACAGAAGGACGAACCTGCAGTTTACCAACGGGTCGTGTTGAAGAACGCCTCGCCGTACCACTACTTGAAGGTCTGCCT TGTCCTGGAGGATGAGTCTACCAGACTGAGTGCAGTTGAACTGAAGCAGTTCATCATCACAGGCCTGAACAGCCTGTATGGAGAG GTGGGAGCAgcgttgacctttgacctgttaAAGTACGATGAAGACACCCTCACTGCTCTTCTGCGTGTTTACAGCAG gggTTTGGTGAAGCTGTGGAGCTCCCTGACTCTGCTGGGCTCCTACCAGAACCAGGCCTGTGCCTTCAGAGTGCTGCAG GTTTCACCGTTCCTGCTCGCGCTGACCGGAAACAGCCGAGAGCTGCGGCTGGACTGA
- the rpp14 gene encoding ribonuclease P protein subunit p14 isoform X1, whose amino-acid sequence MRIFRVTFTWSSFFNKRRLCLPPPSCRLLHVGQRASLTKAFSSRDVELFAELTGDTNPLHLDPAYASTTSFETPIVHGVLINGLISAVLGTRMPGRGCIFLYQEIRFPAPLYIGEEVTAEAEVRKIKMSFAFIAVTCSVQDKVVMEGEVMVMMPEEQQQKE is encoded by the coding sequence ATGAGAATCTTCCGGGTGACTTTCACGTGGAGCAGTTTCTTTAATAAACGGCGGCTGtgtctcccccctccctcctgccggctgctccACGTCGGCCAGCGAGCCTCCCTCACCAAAGCCTTCTCCTCCCGCGATGTGGAGCTGTTCGCCGAGCTGACGGGCGACACCAACCCGCTCCACCTGGACCCGGCCTACGCCAGCACCACCTCCTTCGAGACGCCCATCGTCCACGGCGTCCTCATCAACGGCCTGATCTCCGCCGTGCTCGGCACCAGGATGCCCGGCCGCGGCTGCATCTTCCTGTACCAGGAGATCCGCTTCCCGGCGCCGCTCTACATCGGTGAGGAGGTGACGGCCGAAGCCGAGGTCCGCAAGATCAAGATGTCGTTCGCCTTCATCGCCGTGACGTGCTCCGTCCAGGACAAGGTGGTGATGGAGGGGgaggtgatggtgatgatgcccgaggaacagcagcagaaggagtga